A genome region from Camelina sativa cultivar DH55 chromosome 10, Cs, whole genome shotgun sequence includes the following:
- the LOC104719694 gene encoding protein argonaute 5-like: MSNRGGAGRGGRGGRRSDQSSSGHGGRGVPFPSDQFSSGHGGRAVPVSRGRGRGNVGAGDLTASQVASSTKTTVSVASSLSKEGSKVTTTAEVSDAAAALSKLHITPAETKPEATLPPESSKAVTHRLRPGRGTLGKRVTVRANHFLVQVADRDLYHYDVSINPEVISKAVNRKVMKVLVETYKDSHLAGKTLAYDGRKNIYTAGALPFESKEFVVNLTADGSFGKDRQFKVVIKKASSRPDLYQLQQFLRQKQRDAPYGVIQVLDVALRDTPSQEYVSVGRSFFSTCFGEGKLGDGIDYFKGYFQSLRLTQMGLSLNVDVSARSFYEPILVTEFISKYLNIRDIRRPLRESDRLKVNKVLRTLKVTLVHWNNEKSAKINGISTCPIDQLRFTLEDKSEKTVIQHFAEKYNHRVSYPYLPAIQTGSDARPIYIPMELCKISEKQRYTKRLNEKQVKALLRATCQRPEQREDSIKQLVEKNKYNDDVVSKEFGMSVTSQLASIEARVLPPPMLKYHESGTEKFITPSLGQWNMMNKKMVNGAKVDSWTCVTFSQSVGKGLQEEFCKQLTGMCVSKGMEFSTKAIIPLISCPPHSIEEALYDIHERAPGLQLLIVILPDVTGFYGKIKRICETELGIVSQCCQPGHVPKLSKQYMENVALKINVKTGGRNTVLADAIRGNIPLITDDPSHPTIVIGADVTHPQPGDDSSPSIAAVVASMDWPEITKYRGLVSAQAHREEIIQDLYKLVQDPERGPVHSGLIREHFKAFRNATGKIPKRIIFYRDGVSEGQFDQVLLYEMNAIRMACSSLQENYAPRITFVVVQKRHHTRLFPTQHGNRGMTDRSGNILPGTVVDTQICHPNEFDFYLNSHAGIQGTSRPAHYHVLYDENGFSADAFQTLTNNLCYTYARCTKAVSIVPPAYYAHLAAFRARYYLESEFSDGGSSRSRNTTSGVPVASQLPAVKDNVKEVMFYC; the protein is encoded by the exons ATGTCGAATCGTGGCGGCGCTGGTcgtggtggcagaggaggaCGGAGGTCTGACCAGTCTTCTTCTGGTCACGGTGGCCGTGGTGTTCCTTTTCCGTCTGACCAGTTTTCTTCTGGTCACGGTGGCCGTGCTGTTCCTGTTTCTCGCGGGAGAGGCCGTGGTAACGTCGGAGCCGGAGATTTGACGGCGAGTCAAGTTGCGTCTTCAACGAAGACGACGGTGTCTGTTGCTTCATCTTTGTCTAAAGAGGGAAGCAAGGTTACTACTACTGCGGAGGTTTCTGACGCTGCTGCTGCGCTGTCTAAGCTTCACATTACTCCCGCGGAGACGAAACCGGAGGCTACGCTTCCACCGGAGTCGTCGAAAGCGGTGACGCATCGGTTACGGCCAGGACGTGGTACTTTGGGGAAGAGAGTCACTGTCCGTGCGAATCATTTCCTTGTTCAAGTTGCGGATCGTGATCTCTACCACTACGAT GTTTCGATCAATCCTGAGGTGATATCAAAGGCAGTGAACAGAAAAGTGATGAAAGTTTTGGTTGAAACATATAAAGATTCTCACTTGGCAGGGAAGACTCTTGCGTATGATGGAAGAAAAAACATCTATACTGCTGGTGCTTTACCTTTTGAATCGAAAGAGTTTGTTGTGAATCTCACGGCTGATGGTTCTTTTGG GAAGGACAGACAGTTTAAAGTTGTTATAAAGAAGGCGTCGTCAAGACCTGATCTTTATCAGTTGCAACAGTTTCTGCGTCAGAAGCAAAGAGATGCTCCCTATGGTGTTATCCAAGTTCTTGATGTTGCTCTCAGGGATACGCCCTCTCAAGA GTATGTCTCTGTTGGGAGGTCTTTTTTCAGCACTTGTTTTGGTGAGGGTAAGCTTGGAGATGGTATTGACTACTTCAAAGGTTATTTCCAAAGTCTAAGGCTAACTCAGATGGGCTTGTCTCTTAATGTCG ACGTTTCAGCAAGATCATTCTATGAACCGATTCTTGTCACAGAATTTATTAGCAAGTATCTGAATATAAGGGACATAAGACGACCACTTAGGGAGTCAGATCGGCTTAAG GTGAATAAAGTTTTGAGGACACTAAAAGTTACGTTGGTACATTGGAATAACGAAAAAAGTGCCAAGATTAATGGGATTTCCACCTGTCCCATCGATCAGCTAAG GTTCACTTTAGAGGACAAATCAGAGAAGACGGTTATACAACATTTTGctgaaaaatataatcataGGGTGAGTTACCCGTATCTACCTGCTATCCAAACTGGGAGTGACGCAAGACCTATCTACATACCCATGGAa CTATGTAAAATTTCTGAAAAGCAAAGATACACCAAAAGGCTCAATGAGAAGCAAGTGAAGGCGTTGCTAAGAGCTACCTGCCAACGACCTGAACAGAGAGAGGATTCAATCAAACAG TTggttgagaaaaataaatataacgaTGATGTTGTGAGCAAGGAGTTTGGGATGTCAGTGACTTCCCAACTGGCCTCGATTGAAGCTCGTGTACTTCCTCCGCCAATG TTGAAGTACCATGAGAGTGGTACAGAGAAATTTATAACTCCATCGCTAGGACAATGGAACATGATGAACAAG AAAATGGTTAATGGGGCAAAAGTTGATTCTTGGACTTGTGTAACTTTTTCTCAATCTGTTGGGAAAGGTTTACAGGAAGAGTTCTGCAAACAGCTGACTGGGATGTGCGTCAGCAAAGGAATG GAATTTAGTACAAAAGCTATTATTCCGCTCATCTCTTGTCCACCTCATAGTATTGAGGAAGCTCTCTATGATATCCACGAAAGGGCACCTGGTCTCCAACTATTGATTGTCATATTACCTGATGTGACTGGATTTTATG GAAAAATCAAAAGGATCTGTGAAACAGAATTGGGGATCGTCTCTCAGTGTTGTCAACCAGGACATGTTCCTAAACTCAGTAAGCAGTACATGGAAAATGTCGCATTGAAGATCAATGTCAAG ACTGGGGGAAGGAACACTGTTCTTGCTGATGCTATCAGAGGAAACATACCTCTTATTACTGATGACCCAAGTCACCCAACCATAGTCATCGGTGCAGATGTGACTCACCCGCAACCTGGAGATGACTCGAGTCCATCTATTGCTGCT GTTGTGGCCTCTATGGACTGGcctgaaataacaaaatacCGAGGATTGGTTTCTGCTCAGGCTCATAGGGAAGAAATCATTCAGGACCTGTATAAGCTGGTACAGGATCCCGAGCGAGGGCCTGTCCACTCTGGTTTAATAAG GGAACACTTCAAAGCATTTAGAAACGCTACGGGCAAGATACCTAAGAGGATCATATTTTACCG TGATGGGGTAAGCGAAGGGCAATTTGACCAGGTTCTGCTCTATGAGATGAATGCTATTCGCATGGCTTGTAGCTCTCTCCAGGAAAATTATGCTCCTCGTATCACTTTTGTGGTGGTCCAGAAACGACACCACACTCGTTTGTTCCCTACTCAACACGGGAATCGTGGTATGACTGATAGGAGTGGCAATATTCTCCCAG GTACTGTGGTTGACACTCAAATCTGTCATCCAAATGAGTTCGACTTCTATTTGAACAGCCACGCTGGTATACAG GGAACAAGCAGGCCAGCGCATTACCATGTGCTTTACGACGAGAACGGTTTCTCAGCTGATGCCTTCCAAACGCTAACCAACAACCTTTGCTACAC GTATGCAAGGTGCACGAAAGCAGTGTCAATTGTGCCACCAGCTTACTACGCACACTTGGCTGCTTTCCGAGCTCGCTATTACTTGGAGAGTGAGTTCTCAGATGGAGGCTCGAGCAGGTCGAGGAACACAACAAGTGGAGTTCCAGTCGCTTCACAGCTCCCAGCAGTAAAAGACAACGTCAAGGAAGTGATGTTTTATTGCTGA